The Euphorbia lathyris chromosome 2, ddEupLath1.1, whole genome shotgun sequence genome includes a window with the following:
- the LOC136217881 gene encoding ceramide synthase 1 LOH3-like isoform X2, translated as MGFVNWDSESYPSANDFLVVPKIAKRLIFGKKYASSDVKIYANRKKIEKFKESAWKFVYFLSAELFALSVSYSEPWFTNTKYFWVGPGDQIWPDQKLKLKLKGLYMYGAGFYTYSIFALLFWETRRSDFLISMGHHVTTVALLVLSYIFRFARVGSIILALHDATDVYLEIAKMSRYSGYEWISSIFFVAFVISWTILRVIYFPFWILWSTSYEVLLTLDLEKHNVDGPLHYYIFNTLLFCVVVFNIYWWMLMVGMVLEQIRARGQVPDDVRSDSEGEDKHND; from the exons ATGGGGTTCGTCAATTGGGACTCTGAATCATACCCATCAGCCAACGATTTCCTTGTTGTTCCC AAAATAGCCAAAAGgttgatttttgggaagaaaTATGCATCCTCAGATGTCAAGATATATGCAAACagaaagaaaattgaaaaattcaagGAGTCGGCTTGGAAATTTGTGTATTTTTTATCTGCAGAGCTCTTTGCTCTTTCTGTCTCATATAGTGAGCCATGGTTCACCAATACCAAGTATTTCTGGGTGGGACCTGGAGATCAAATTTGGCCTGATCAGAAACTCAA GTTGAAACTGAAGGGACTTTACATGTATGGTGCTGGATTTTATACCTACTCaatatttgctttgcttttctggGAAACAAGACGATCCGACTTTTTGATTTCCATGGGTCATCACGTGACGACTGTTGCCCTCCTTGTCCTTTCTTACATCTTTAG ATTTGCTCGTGTTGGTTCAATTATTCTAGCCCTTCATGATGCAACTGATGTGTACCTAGAAATTGCAAAGATGTCAAGATACAGTGGCTATGAATGGATTTCTAGCATATTTTTTGTTGCCTTCGTTATTTCTTGGACAATACTTCGGGTCATATATTTTCCATTCTGGATACTTTGGAGTACAAG CTACGAAGTTCTTTTGACCTTGGACTTGGAGAAACACAATGTGGATGGACCTCTACATTATTATATCTTCAACACACTTCTTTTCTGCGTggttgtttttaatatatattggtGGATGTTGATGGTTGGCATGGTTTTGGAACAAATCCGGGCAAGAGGCCAAGTCCCCGACGATGTTCGATCAG
- the LOC136217881 gene encoding ceramide synthase 1 LOH3-like isoform X1, translating to MGFVNWDSESYPSANDFLVVPVIALFFTSIRLFLDTCVFEKIAKRLIFGKKYASSDVKIYANRKKIEKFKESAWKFVYFLSAELFALSVSYSEPWFTNTKYFWVGPGDQIWPDQKLKLKLKGLYMYGAGFYTYSIFALLFWETRRSDFLISMGHHVTTVALLVLSYIFRFARVGSIILALHDATDVYLEIAKMSRYSGYEWISSIFFVAFVISWTILRVIYFPFWILWSTSYEVLLTLDLEKHNVDGPLHYYIFNTLLFCVVVFNIYWWMLMVGMVLEQIRARGQVPDDVRSDSEGEDKHND from the exons ATGGGGTTCGTCAATTGGGACTCTGAATCATACCCATCAGCCAACGATTTCCTTGTTGTTCCCGTAATTGCTCTCTTCTTCACTTCAATTAGGCTTTTTCTTGACACTTGTGTCTTCGAG AAAATAGCCAAAAGgttgatttttgggaagaaaTATGCATCCTCAGATGTCAAGATATATGCAAACagaaagaaaattgaaaaattcaagGAGTCGGCTTGGAAATTTGTGTATTTTTTATCTGCAGAGCTCTTTGCTCTTTCTGTCTCATATAGTGAGCCATGGTTCACCAATACCAAGTATTTCTGGGTGGGACCTGGAGATCAAATTTGGCCTGATCAGAAACTCAA GTTGAAACTGAAGGGACTTTACATGTATGGTGCTGGATTTTATACCTACTCaatatttgctttgcttttctggGAAACAAGACGATCCGACTTTTTGATTTCCATGGGTCATCACGTGACGACTGTTGCCCTCCTTGTCCTTTCTTACATCTTTAG ATTTGCTCGTGTTGGTTCAATTATTCTAGCCCTTCATGATGCAACTGATGTGTACCTAGAAATTGCAAAGATGTCAAGATACAGTGGCTATGAATGGATTTCTAGCATATTTTTTGTTGCCTTCGTTATTTCTTGGACAATACTTCGGGTCATATATTTTCCATTCTGGATACTTTGGAGTACAAG CTACGAAGTTCTTTTGACCTTGGACTTGGAGAAACACAATGTGGATGGACCTCTACATTATTATATCTTCAACACACTTCTTTTCTGCGTggttgtttttaatatatattggtGGATGTTGATGGTTGGCATGGTTTTGGAACAAATCCGGGCAAGAGGCCAAGTCCCCGACGATGTTCGATCAG